A DNA window from Vibrio cidicii contains the following coding sequences:
- a CDS encoding prepilin-type N-terminal cleavage/methylation domain-containing protein, with amino-acid sequence MKKHQGMTLIESIVAMVLIAVAMVTLTSLLFPNVKNSAAPHYQTRAIALGQGFMSQILARGFDEHSDFDGGKVRCGESGVLCTTAENLGAEESQINDYNDVDDFIGCWYTTSTQVHCPVGLTQKPLVNVLGDATLSQYPNFRIEVSVFYDGNMDGIDDGAVAGLKRIEMAIYAGQYGPYPLVVYKGNY; translated from the coding sequence ATGAAAAAACACCAAGGGATGACGCTCATCGAAAGTATTGTGGCTATGGTATTGATTGCCGTTGCTATGGTGACCTTGACCAGTTTGCTCTTTCCCAATGTGAAAAATTCCGCGGCGCCGCACTATCAAACGCGCGCCATTGCGTTAGGGCAAGGCTTTATGAGCCAAATACTAGCCCGTGGTTTTGATGAGCATAGTGATTTTGATGGTGGGAAAGTCCGCTGTGGTGAAAGTGGTGTACTTTGTACTACGGCGGAAAATTTGGGAGCGGAAGAGTCGCAAATTAATGACTACAACGATGTCGATGACTTTATCGGCTGTTGGTACACCACGTCGACTCAAGTACATTGTCCAGTTGGCTTAACGCAAAAGCCGTTAGTGAACGTCTTAGGTGATGCCACACTCAGTCAATACCCTAATTTTCGCATTGAAGTCTCTGTTTTTTATGATGGCAATATGGATGGTATTGATGATGGGGCTGTCGCTGGTTTGAAGCGTATCGAAATGGCGATTTATGCAGGTCAGTATGGTCCTTATCCATTAGTCGTTTATAAGGGGAACTATTGA
- a CDS encoding prepilin-type N-terminal cleavage/methylation domain-containing protein encodes MRSRGFTLFEMVLTLIVSSILVMGIAGFVELGAKGYVDSVDRQRLQTQAQFVLEKISREFRHAVPNSFSNSGDCLSFYPIVYSGFYAVEGADIRFLIGNANVPEPLPADLSLVINPTRQDDLNAGYSVGGFSNVLNYYSISGAASSLSSGSVNRRHYIYSTDGLVEYCFISGRIMRNNVQVADNVSSASFQYLEPTLQRGGLVHIKLAFVQNDETSYYQQDVQVLNVP; translated from the coding sequence ATGAGAAGTCGAGGTTTTACCTTATTTGAAATGGTGCTGACGCTGATTGTTAGTAGCATTTTAGTGATGGGGATTGCGGGTTTTGTTGAGTTGGGAGCAAAAGGTTATGTTGATTCTGTCGATAGGCAGCGTCTTCAGACACAAGCGCAATTTGTGTTAGAAAAAATTTCACGCGAGTTTCGCCATGCTGTACCGAATAGTTTCAGCAACAGTGGTGATTGCTTGTCCTTTTATCCGATAGTTTATTCGGGTTTTTATGCGGTGGAAGGGGCAGATATTCGCTTTCTTATTGGGAATGCTAATGTTCCAGAGCCTCTACCTGCTGACTTAAGCTTAGTGATAAATCCAACTCGCCAAGATGATTTGAATGCTGGTTATTCTGTTGGCGGCTTTTCCAATGTTTTGAACTACTATTCCATCAGTGGCGCCGCCTCCTCATTGTCAAGTGGTTCAGTAAACCGTCGGCATTATATTTATAGTACGGATGGTTTGGTGGAATATTGTTTTATTTCAGGGCGGATCATGCGCAACAATGTTCAAGTCGCGGATAATGTTTCATCGGCCTCGTTTCAATATTTGGAGCCGACATTACAACGTGGTGGCTTAGTGCACATTAAACTGGCGTTTGTGCAGAATGATGAAACCAGCTACTACCAACAAGATGTGCAGGTGCTCAATGTTCCCTAA
- a CDS encoding type II secretion system protein, whose product MKRQGGFTLIELVVVIVILGILAVTAAPRFLNLQGDARDATLKGLQGAIQGAMGISYGKAAIKGIESKQYVAASATVTSIDNIPYSFGYPIATSAGIGSTIEQSGEFVELSTTGSVGTNATIVYGIANYSGSCVRYSEATGANSPAKVEIETTSANCTPAP is encoded by the coding sequence GTGGTAATAGTTATTTTGGGTATCCTAGCAGTCACTGCAGCGCCTCGTTTTCTGAATCTTCAGGGCGACGCGCGCGATGCGACTCTTAAGGGACTACAAGGTGCAATCCAAGGTGCTATGGGAATTTCCTATGGTAAAGCGGCTATTAAAGGTATTGAATCAAAACAGTATGTTGCAGCAAGTGCTACGGTTACGTCAATTGACAATATTCCATATTCATTTGGTTATCCAATTGCTACATCTGCAGGTATCGGCTCTACGATTGAGCAATCTGGAGAGTTTGTAGAGTTAAGCACTACTGGCTCTGTAGGAACGAATGCAACTATTGTTTATGGCATAGCAAATTACAGCGGTAGTTGTGTTCGCTATTCAGAGGCTACTGGTGCAAATTCTCCAGCTAAAGTAGAGATTGAGACAACTTCAGCTAATTGTACTCCTGCTCCTTAA